A single genomic interval of Pseudomonas sp. FeN3W harbors:
- a CDS encoding DNA polymerase III subunit chi has translation MTPKAPNKPAELLSDLESIRALLGDDFPDEVPASAALDPDSIPLLSDIVEPAPAAPAASASDDEPRETSVRSAFRTLAERHIDHELRTAANLILQEVIDDFVPQIEAELKRRLESRIDRLVRTPPPRP, from the coding sequence ATGACACCGAAAGCCCCGAACAAACCCGCCGAACTGCTGAGCGATCTCGAGTCCATTCGCGCTCTGCTCGGTGACGATTTTCCAGACGAGGTTCCGGCCAGCGCAGCGCTGGACCCGGACAGCATTCCGCTGTTGTCCGATATCGTCGAGCCAGCGCCTGCCGCTCCGGCCGCCAGCGCCAGCGACGACGAGCCGCGGGAAACCAGCGTACGCAGTGCCTTCCGCACCCTGGCCGAGCGGCATATCGACCATGAGCTGCGCACCGCGGCCAACCTGATCCTCCAGGAAGTGATCGACGACTTCGTGCCGCAGATCGAGGCCGAGCTCAAACGCCGACTCGAGAGTCGGATCGACCGTCTGGTGCGTACGCCCCCACCCCGCCCCTGA
- the tgt gene encoding tRNA guanosine(34) transglycosylase Tgt, translated as MSFELLATDGKARRGRLTFPRGTVETPAFMPVGTYGTVKGMLPRDIEAIGAQIILGNTFHLWLRPGMEVIKRHGDLHDFMQWQGPILTDSGGFQVFSLGAMRKIKEEGVYFASPVDGAKVFMGPEESMQVQRDLGSDIVMIFDECTPYPADEDVARRSMELSLRWAKRSKVAHGDSPAALFGIVQGGMHESLRMRSLEGLCEIGFDGLAIGGLSVGEPKEEMIRVLDFLPPQMPADKPRYLMGVGKPEDLVEGVRRGVDMFDCVMPTRNARNGHLFVDSGVIKIRNAVHKHDDSPLDPSCDCYTCKHFSRAYLHHLDKCGEMLGSMLNTIHNLRHYQRVMAGLRDAIQQGTLAAFVDAFYAKRGLPTPPLA; from the coding sequence ATGTCCTTCGAGCTGCTTGCCACCGATGGCAAGGCGCGCCGTGGGCGTCTGACCTTTCCGCGCGGCACCGTCGAGACGCCGGCGTTCATGCCGGTGGGCACCTACGGTACCGTCAAGGGCATGTTGCCACGTGACATCGAGGCGATCGGGGCGCAGATCATTCTGGGCAACACCTTCCATCTCTGGTTGCGTCCTGGCATGGAAGTGATCAAGCGTCATGGGGATCTGCACGACTTCATGCAGTGGCAGGGACCGATCCTCACCGACTCGGGTGGCTTCCAGGTGTTCAGTCTAGGGGCGATGCGCAAGATCAAGGAGGAGGGCGTCTACTTCGCCTCCCCGGTGGATGGCGCAAAAGTCTTCATGGGGCCGGAGGAGTCGATGCAGGTTCAGCGCGACCTGGGCTCGGATATCGTGATGATCTTCGATGAATGCACGCCTTACCCCGCTGACGAAGACGTGGCGCGACGTTCGATGGAGCTGTCGCTGCGCTGGGCCAAGCGCTCGAAGGTCGCCCATGGCGACAGCCCGGCTGCGCTGTTCGGCATCGTTCAGGGTGGTATGCACGAGTCTTTGCGCATGCGCTCGTTGGAGGGATTGTGCGAGATCGGTTTTGACGGCCTGGCGATTGGCGGCTTGTCGGTTGGCGAACCGAAGGAAGAGATGATTCGTGTGCTGGATTTCCTTCCGCCACAGATGCCAGCGGATAAGCCCCGTTATCTGATGGGGGTGGGTAAGCCGGAGGACCTGGTCGAAGGTGTACGGCGCGGCGTCGATATGTTCGACTGCGTGATGCCGACGCGTAATGCGCGCAATGGTCATCTTTTCGTCGATAGTGGCGTGATCAAGATCCGCAATGCCGTTCACAAGCACGACGATTCTCCGCTGGATCCGAGCTGTGACTGTTACACCTGCAAACATTTCTCCCGCGCTTATCTGCATCATCTGGATAAATGCGGCGAAATGCTGGGTAGCATGTTGAATACCATCCATAACCTGCGGCATTACCAGCGGGTTATGGCTGGTTTACGCGACGCCATTCAACAGGGTACATTGGCGGCCTTTGTCGACGCCTTTTATGCCAAGCGCGGTCTGCCAACGCCGCCGCTTGCGTGA
- a CDS encoding leucyl aminopeptidase, translating to MEFVVKSAKASTQKTATLILPLGDDCLLGSVAQSVDSTSGGALSAALKRGDIQGKAGQTLLLHGLPGLKAERVLLVGIGKADELDNRQWRKIANAALAAIKGLGGADAAFAMQDVQVKGRDSYGRTRLLVEILADGQYVFDRFKSKKADPRALQKIILLCDKSEQPEVERATREASAIASGMAFTRDLGNLPPNVCHPTYIAEQAKQMSKAYKGLKVDVLDEKKLRDLGAGAFLAVSQGSEQPGCIIVMQYNGGKKGDQPYALVGKGITFDTGGISLKPGQGMDEMKYDMGGAASVLGTLKAVLELQLPINLVCLLACAENMPSGGATRPGDIVTTMSGQTVEILNTDAEGRLVLCDALTYAERFEPRAVIDVATLTGACIVALGSNTSGLLGNNDALVQQLLQAGENAADRAWQLPLFDEYQEQLDSPFADIANIGGPKAGTITAACFLSRFTKKFAWAHLDIAGTAWTSGGKEKGATGRPVPLLTQYLLDRVN from the coding sequence ATGGAATTTGTTGTCAAAAGCGCCAAAGCCTCCACCCAGAAGACCGCCACCCTGATTCTGCCGCTCGGCGATGATTGCCTTCTCGGCAGCGTCGCGCAGAGCGTAGACAGCACCAGCGGCGGCGCGCTCAGCGCTGCGCTCAAGCGTGGCGACATCCAGGGCAAAGCCGGTCAGACCCTGCTGTTGCATGGCCTGCCCGGCCTCAAGGCCGAGCGCGTACTGCTGGTCGGGATCGGCAAGGCCGACGAGCTGGACAATCGCCAGTGGCGCAAGATCGCCAATGCCGCACTTGCCGCAATCAAGGGCCTCGGCGGTGCCGATGCGGCCTTCGCCATGCAGGATGTTCAGGTCAAAGGCCGCGACAGCTACGGCCGCACTCGCCTGCTGGTGGAAATCCTCGCCGACGGCCAGTACGTGTTCGATCGCTTCAAGAGCAAGAAAGCCGACCCGCGCGCACTGCAGAAGATCATCCTGCTGTGTGACAAGAGCGAGCAGCCCGAGGTGGAACGCGCGACCCGCGAAGCCTCGGCGATCGCCAGTGGCATGGCCTTCACCCGCGACCTCGGCAACCTGCCCCCGAACGTCTGCCACCCGACCTACATCGCCGAACAGGCGAAGCAGATGAGCAAGGCCTACAAGGGCCTGAAGGTCGACGTGCTCGACGAGAAGAAGCTGCGTGATCTTGGCGCTGGTGCCTTCCTCGCGGTTTCCCAGGGTAGCGAACAGCCCGGCTGCATCATCGTCATGCAGTACAACGGCGGCAAGAAGGGCGACCAGCCGTATGCCCTGGTGGGCAAAGGCATCACCTTCGATACCGGTGGCATCAGCCTCAAGCCGGGCCAGGGCATGGACGAGATGAAGTACGACATGGGCGGCGCCGCCAGCGTACTCGGCACCCTAAAGGCCGTGCTGGAGCTGCAGCTGCCGATCAACCTGGTCTGTCTGCTGGCCTGTGCCGAGAACATGCCCAGCGGCGGCGCCACCCGCCCGGGCGACATCGTCACCACCATGAGCGGCCAGACCGTGGAAATCCTCAACACCGATGCCGAAGGCCGTCTGGTGCTGTGCGATGCACTGACCTACGCCGAACGCTTCGAACCGCGCGCGGTGATCGACGTGGCCACGCTGACCGGCGCCTGCATCGTCGCCCTGGGCAGCAACACGTCCGGCCTGCTGGGCAACAACGACGCCCTGGTGCAGCAACTGCTGCAGGCTGGCGAGAACGCGGCCGACCGCGCCTGGCAGCTGCCGCTGTTCGACGAATACCAGGAACAGCTGGATAGCCCCTTCGCCGATATCGCCAACATCGGTGGCCCCAAGGCTGGCACCATCACGGCTGCCTGTTTCCTTTCGCGCTTCACCAAGAAGTTCGCCTGGGCGCACCTGGATATCGCCGGCACCGCCTGGACCAGCGGCGGCAAGGAAAAAGGTGCCACCGGCCGCCCCGTGCCGCTGTTGACCCAGTACCTGCTGGACCGGGTCAACTGA
- the secF gene encoding protein translocase subunit SecF yields MKRVINFMGVRHVAFALTVVLTVASLASLVVKGLNFGLDFTGGTLIELGYERPVELEQVRGQLEQSGFGDAVVQSFGATTDVLVRMPGDDPQLGERVADALRSADSANPVSVKRVEFVGPAVGEELRDQGGLGMLLALGGILVYVAFRFQWKFGLGAVLSLFHDVIVVLGVFSFFQISFDLTVLAAVLAVIGYSLNDTIVIFDRIRENFRMLRKAELLENINISTTQTLLRTMATSVSTLLAVGALMVFGGENLWGFSLALLIGVGAGTYSSVYVAGMLLVWLKLTRDDLIPPVVEEEADERP; encoded by the coding sequence ATGAAACGCGTAATCAATTTCATGGGTGTCCGCCATGTCGCCTTCGCCCTGACCGTGGTGCTGACGGTGGCGTCGCTGGCGAGCCTGGTGGTCAAGGGGCTCAACTTCGGGCTGGACTTCACTGGCGGTACGTTGATCGAGCTTGGCTATGAGCGTCCGGTTGAACTCGAGCAGGTGCGTGGACAGTTGGAGCAGTCAGGTTTTGGGGATGCTGTAGTGCAGAGCTTCGGTGCGACCACCGATGTGCTGGTGCGCATGCCGGGTGACGATCCGCAGCTCGGGGAGCGCGTCGCCGACGCCTTGCGCAGCGCCGACAGTGCCAACCCGGTGAGCGTCAAGCGGGTCGAGTTCGTCGGGCCTGCGGTGGGCGAGGAGCTGCGCGACCAGGGTGGTCTGGGCATGTTGCTCGCGCTGGGCGGCATCCTGGTCTACGTAGCCTTTCGTTTTCAGTGGAAGTTCGGTCTCGGTGCCGTGCTGTCGCTGTTCCACGATGTGATCGTCGTTCTCGGGGTGTTCTCCTTCTTCCAGATTTCCTTCGATCTCACCGTGCTGGCGGCCGTGCTTGCGGTTATCGGCTATTCGCTGAACGATACGATCGTCATCTTCGACCGGATTCGCGAGAACTTCCGCATGCTGCGCAAGGCGGAGTTGCTGGAGAACATCAATATCTCCACTACGCAAACCTTGCTGCGCACCATGGCAACTTCGGTGTCCACGCTGCTGGCTGTTGGCGCGCTCATGGTTTTTGGTGGTGAGAATCTGTGGGGGTTCTCCTTGGCGCTGTTGATCGGCGTTGGCGCGGGCACCTACTCGTCGGTCTATGTCGCGGGCATGCTGCTCGTCTGGCTGAAACTCACCCGTGATGACCTGATTCCGCCGGTGGTGGAAGAGGAAGCGGACGAGCGCCCCTGA
- the lptG gene encoding LPS export ABC transporter permease LptG: MVKLDRYIGVHVFLAILTVLGIIVGLALLFAFIDELGDVEGGYGLGDALQYVLLTSPRRLYEMLPMAALIGCLIGLGTLASSSELTIMRAAGVSLGRIVVAVMKPMLVLLIAGILIGEYVAPATEDIAQARRSLAQGAGEAQSSKRGLWHRQENEFVHVNAVQPGGVLVGVTRYRFDDERQLLSSSFARRASYQADHWLLENISTTHFRGDRTEVVRTPQERWDVQLTPQLLGTVVMEPEALSITGLWRYIHYLGEQGLNNGRYWLAFWTKVLQPAVTVALVLLAISFIFGPLRSVTLGQRIFTGVVVGFVFRIIQDLLGPASQVFGFSPLLAVVLPAGICALIGAWLLRRAG, encoded by the coding sequence GTGGTTAAGCTGGATCGCTATATCGGAGTCCATGTCTTTCTCGCGATTCTGACTGTCCTCGGCATCATCGTGGGGCTGGCTCTGCTATTCGCTTTCATCGATGAGTTGGGCGATGTAGAAGGTGGCTACGGACTGGGCGATGCCCTGCAATACGTGTTGCTGACGTCGCCTCGGCGTCTGTATGAAATGCTGCCAATGGCGGCTCTGATCGGCTGTTTGATCGGCCTTGGCACGCTTGCCAGCAGCAGCGAACTGACCATCATGCGCGCGGCTGGCGTCTCGCTGGGACGCATCGTGGTGGCGGTGATGAAGCCGATGCTGGTGCTGCTCATTGCCGGCATTCTGATCGGTGAGTACGTTGCGCCGGCAACCGAGGACATTGCCCAGGCGCGGCGCTCCCTGGCGCAGGGTGCGGGCGAGGCGCAGAGCAGCAAGCGCGGCCTGTGGCACCGGCAGGAGAACGAGTTCGTGCACGTCAACGCCGTGCAGCCCGGCGGCGTGCTGGTGGGGGTGACACGCTATCGCTTCGATGACGAGCGCCAATTGTTGTCGTCCAGCTTTGCCCGTCGCGCCAGCTATCAGGCCGATCACTGGCTGCTCGAGAATATTTCGACCACCCATTTTCGAGGCGACCGCACCGAGGTGGTACGCACGCCGCAGGAACGCTGGGATGTCCAGCTGACCCCGCAACTGCTCGGCACCGTGGTGATGGAGCCAGAAGCGCTGTCGATTACCGGCTTGTGGCGCTATATCCATTACCTGGGTGAACAGGGGCTGAACAATGGTCGTTACTGGCTGGCGTTCTGGACCAAGGTGCTGCAGCCGGCCGTCACCGTTGCGCTGGTGCTGCTGGCGATCTCGTTCATCTTCGGGCCGCTGCGTTCGGTCACGCTCGGTCAGCGCATCTTCACCGGCGTAGTGGTCGGCTTCGTATTCCGCATCATTCAGGATCTGCTCGGGCCGGCTAGCCAGGTGTTCGGCTTCTCGCCGTTGCTTGCGGTGGTGCTGCCGGCAGGCATCTGTGCACTCATCGGAGCCTGGTTGCTGCGTCGGGCGGGATAG
- the queA gene encoding tRNA preQ1(34) S-adenosylmethionine ribosyltransferase-isomerase QueA produces the protein MQVADFFFQLPDALIARHPLAERRASRLLVLEGETGKLSHRNFADLLDYVRPGDLMVFNNTRVIPARLFGQKATGGKLEILVERVLGNRSVLAHVRSSKSPKAGSKILLDGGGEAEMIARHDALFELEFDEDVLPLLERIGHMPLPPYIDRPDDDADRERYQTVYAQRAGAVAAPTAGLHFDEALLQALRESGVETAYVTLHVGAGTFQPVRVERIEEHHMHREWLEVSQDVVDAVAACRSRGGRVIAVGTTSVRSLETAARDGEFKPFSGDTDIFIYPGKTFHVVDALVTNFHLPESTLLMLVSAFAGYPETMAAYAEAVARRYRFFSYGDAMFITRNPAPRGPEETQ, from the coding sequence ATGCAAGTTGCCGATTTTTTCTTCCAACTGCCCGATGCCCTGATTGCACGACATCCCCTGGCGGAGCGGCGCGCCAGTCGTCTGCTGGTGCTCGAAGGCGAAACGGGAAAGCTCTCGCATCGCAACTTCGCTGATCTGCTGGACTATGTGCGGCCTGGCGATCTCATGGTGTTCAACAATACCCGGGTGATTCCAGCGCGCCTGTTCGGTCAGAAGGCCACCGGCGGCAAGCTGGAAATTCTGGTCGAACGGGTGCTCGGCAATCGCAGCGTTCTGGCGCATGTCCGTTCCAGTAAGTCGCCCAAGGCCGGATCGAAGATCCTGCTGGACGGCGGCGGCGAAGCGGAAATGATCGCCCGGCATGATGCGCTGTTCGAACTCGAGTTCGACGAGGATGTCCTGCCGCTGCTCGAGCGTATCGGGCACATGCCATTGCCTCCTTATATAGACAGGCCTGACGATGACGCCGACCGTGAGCGTTACCAGACTGTCTACGCTCAGCGCGCCGGGGCCGTGGCAGCGCCGACCGCAGGGCTGCATTTCGATGAGGCGCTGCTGCAGGCGCTACGTGAGTCTGGCGTGGAAACGGCCTACGTTACCCTTCATGTCGGCGCCGGCACCTTTCAGCCGGTGCGCGTGGAGCGTATCGAAGAGCATCACATGCATCGTGAATGGCTGGAGGTCAGTCAGGATGTCGTCGATGCGGTGGCGGCCTGTCGCTCCCGTGGCGGTCGCGTCATCGCCGTCGGTACCACCAGCGTGCGCTCGTTGGAGACGGCAGCGCGCGATGGTGAATTCAAACCGTTCAGTGGCGACACCGACATCTTCATCTACCCGGGCAAGACCTTTCATGTGGTGGATGCCCTGGTCACCAATTTCCATCTGCCCGAATCCACGCTGCTGATGCTGGTTTCCGCCTTCGCCGGTTACCCGGAGACCATGGCGGCCTACGCCGAAGCAGTGGCTCGGCGTTATCGCTTCTTCAGTTACGGCGATGCCATGTTCATCACCCGCAATCCCGCGCCCCGCGGTCCCGAGGAAACCCAATGA
- a CDS encoding RDD family protein, with protein MRRHLLSPQGQFPAAGLVRRLAAMFYDSLLCIALMMVVTLLYQQVLLRLLYGSEQLQQLADAGRLDIDPLLSTLLLFSLFGFFAKFWTHSGQTLGMQVWGIRIQNADGTAIDLWQALLRFLIALVSLLCLGMGYWWMLFDKQKRTWHDMYSESQAVQLPKNIHKK; from the coding sequence ATGCGCAGACACCTGCTCAGCCCGCAGGGCCAGTTTCCCGCTGCAGGCCTGGTACGCCGGCTTGCAGCGATGTTCTATGACAGCCTGTTGTGCATCGCCTTGATGATGGTGGTGACACTGCTCTATCAGCAGGTGCTACTACGACTGCTCTATGGCAGTGAACAGCTGCAACAGCTTGCGGACGCCGGCCGCCTGGATATCGACCCCCTGCTCTCGACCCTACTGCTGTTCAGCCTGTTCGGCTTTTTCGCCAAGTTCTGGACCCACAGCGGCCAGACGCTGGGCATGCAGGTCTGGGGCATCCGGATCCAGAATGCAGACGGGACCGCCATTGATCTTTGGCAGGCACTTTTGCGTTTTCTGATCGCACTGGTATCGCTGCTGTGCTTGGGCATGGGGTATTGGTGGATGCTGTTCGACAAACAGAAACGCACCTGGCACGACATGTACTCGGAGAGCCAGGCCGTGCAACTGCCGAAGAATATTCATAAGAAATAG
- the yajC gene encoding preprotein translocase subunit YajC, producing MSFLIPAAYAQEAAAGPAGTGFEWVFLVGFLVIFYLMIWRPQSKRAKEHKNLIAGLQKGDEVVTSGGIAGKVTKVADDFVVIEVSDNVELKFQKVAIAATLPKGTLKAI from the coding sequence ATGAGCTTTCTGATTCCCGCCGCCTATGCCCAGGAGGCTGCTGCTGGTCCTGCTGGTACTGGTTTCGAGTGGGTTTTTCTGGTCGGTTTTCTGGTCATCTTCTACCTGATGATCTGGCGCCCCCAGTCCAAGCGTGCCAAGGAACACAAGAACCTGATCGCCGGCCTGCAGAAGGGCGACGAAGTGGTCACTTCCGGTGGTATCGCTGGCAAGGTCACCAAGGTCGCCGATGACTTCGTGGTAATCGAGGTCTCCGACAACGTTGAGCTGAAGTTCCAGAAAGTGGCGATCGCCGCAACGTTGCCCAAGGGCACACTGAAAGCCATCTGA
- a CDS encoding DNA polymerase III subunit chi: MTRIEFYVLPDDNPTGRLRAACQLAAKGWQHGMQVFIRCVDETQSNEVDELLWSFRAERFIPHEQHIDDPKAPVVIGVDQAPQFTQGLLINLASTLSSHIDQFSRVIEIVNQEPQLLTACRENFRLYRRQGYDPKRVEL, encoded by the coding sequence ATGACGCGTATCGAGTTCTACGTCCTGCCCGACGATAACCCGACCGGCCGCCTGCGGGCGGCCTGTCAGTTGGCGGCCAAGGGCTGGCAACATGGCATGCAGGTATTCATTCGCTGCGTCGATGAAACGCAGTCGAACGAAGTCGACGAACTGCTCTGGAGCTTTCGCGCCGAGCGCTTCATTCCCCACGAGCAGCACATCGACGACCCGAAGGCCCCGGTGGTGATCGGCGTCGACCAGGCACCTCAATTCACCCAGGGCCTGCTGATCAACCTGGCATCGACGCTTTCTTCGCATATCGACCAGTTCAGCCGGGTCATCGAGATCGTCAACCAGGAACCGCAGCTGCTGACCGCCTGCCGGGAGAATTTCCGCCTGTATCGACGCCAGGGCTATGATCCGAAACGGGTCGAGCTTTAA
- the lptF gene encoding LPS export ABC transporter permease LptF, with product MIVFRYLSRELLVTMSAVSAVLLVIIMSGRFIKYLAQAAQGLLDPGVLLLIMGFRLPGFLQLILPLGLFLGILLAYGRLYLESEMTVLSATGMSQRRLLVYSLAPAALVSVVVGWLSLGLAPQGIAEVDRILNQQDSLTEFDTLVPGRFQTLRGGSRVTYTRELSADRSELGGVFISETNVSRQTGKESGLSVLVAESGRQEIQPDGSRYLILENGYRYDGNPGQADYRAIQYDTYGVLLPKPEVSMELSEREALPTLELLGSDNIRHRTELQWRFSLPLLVFVVTVLAVPLAKVNPRQGRFLKLLPAILLYMTYLALLIAVRGALDKGRIPMALGLWWVHGLFLAIGLLMLYWEPIRLRMKKGSAQREVARG from the coding sequence TTGATCGTCTTTCGTTACCTGTCCCGAGAGCTGCTGGTCACCATGAGCGCGGTCAGTGCCGTGCTGCTGGTGATCATCATGAGCGGCCGTTTCATCAAGTATCTGGCGCAGGCTGCGCAGGGGCTGCTCGATCCAGGGGTGCTGTTGCTGATCATGGGCTTTCGTCTGCCCGGCTTTCTGCAACTGATCCTCCCGCTCGGGCTGTTCCTCGGCATTTTGCTGGCCTACGGGCGCCTCTATCTGGAAAGCGAGATGACGGTGCTTTCGGCAACGGGCATGAGCCAGCGTCGGCTGCTGGTCTACAGCCTGGCACCCGCCGCCCTGGTGTCGGTCGTGGTGGGCTGGCTGAGCCTGGGATTGGCACCGCAGGGCATCGCCGAGGTGGACCGTATCCTCAATCAGCAGGACTCCCTGACCGAGTTCGACACGCTGGTGCCGGGGCGTTTCCAGACATTGCGCGGCGGCTCACGGGTAACCTACACCCGCGAGTTATCCGCTGATCGCAGCGAGCTCGGCGGGGTGTTCATCTCTGAAACCAATGTTTCGCGTCAGACCGGTAAGGAAAGCGGGCTGTCGGTGCTGGTCGCCGAGAGCGGGCGGCAGGAGATCCAGCCCGATGGCAGTCGCTATCTGATTCTGGAAAACGGCTATCGCTACGACGGCAACCCGGGCCAGGCCGATTATCGCGCCATCCAATACGACACCTATGGCGTGCTGCTTCCCAAGCCGGAAGTGAGCATGGAGCTGAGCGAGCGTGAGGCGCTGCCGACCCTGGAGCTGCTCGGCAGCGACAACATCCGCCATCGGACCGAACTGCAGTGGCGCTTCTCGTTGCCGTTGCTGGTGTTCGTCGTCACCGTACTCGCGGTGCCCCTGGCCAAGGTGAATCCGCGACAGGGGCGTTTTCTCAAGTTGCTGCCGGCGATCCTGCTGTACATGACCTACCTCGCGTTGCTGATCGCCGTGCGCGGTGCGCTGGACAAGGGGCGGATCCCGATGGCGCTGGGCCTTTGGTGGGTGCACGGGCTGTTCCTGGCGATAGGCCTGTTGATGCTGTACTGGGAGCCGATCAGGCTGCGAATGAAGAAGGGCAGTGCGCAGCGGGAGGTGGCTCGTGGTTAA
- a CDS encoding cold-shock protein: MSNRQNGTVKWFNDEKGFGFITPESGPDLFVHFRAIEGNGFKSLKEGQKVSFVAVQGQKGMQADQVQILG, from the coding sequence ATGTCGAATCGTCAGAACGGTACCGTCAAGTGGTTTAACGACGAGAAAGGTTTTGGTTTCATCACTCCTGAGAGCGGTCCGGATCTGTTCGTGCACTTCCGCGCGATCGAAGGCAACGGCTTCAAGAGCCTGAAAGAAGGCCAGAAAGTCAGCTTCGTCGCAGTGCAAGGTCAAAAGGGCATGCAGGCAGACCAGGTTCAGATCCTGGGCTAA
- the secD gene encoding protein translocase subunit SecD, with amino-acid sequence MLNRFPLWKYLLILAVLAIAVIYSAPNLYPDDPAIQVTGASTSQEIGEADLERISKALVDGGIAVKSASLDEQGRGGLVRLVRQDDQLPAKDIVRRALGDAYVVALNLAPTTPDWLRNLGASPMKLGLDLSGGVHFLLEVDMDKAIETRLNVSEGEVKSLLRKERVRYRSLPNLKDSVQLGFVDEATLDAAQSLIRKEFTDFELTSAERNGQYVLRLTLTEAKLAEIREYSIKQNLTTVRNRVNELGVAEPLVQRQGANRIVVELPGVQDTAEAKRILGKTANLEFRLAADSDASRASTETFEFREEGRPPVQLERTLIITGDQVTDAQASYDENGRPQVNIRLDGHGGDLMNRATRNNVGRSMAVIFIEQRPMTRYVRQTVDGVEQEVRVETFQEEKKIISLATIQSPLGSQFRITGLDGQGESSELALLLRAGGLAAPMYFAEERTIGPSLGAENIKLGVQAAMWGFLFVAIFMVLIYKFFGVLATIALLFNMVVLTALMSMLNATLTLPGIAGIVLTMGMAVDANVLIFSRIREEIANGMSVQRAIHEGFDRAFSAIVDGNLTTLLVGGILFAMGTGPIKGFAVTLSIGILTSMFTAIIVTRAMVNLIYGGRDLKKLWI; translated from the coding sequence ATGCTCAATAGATTCCCTCTCTGGAAATACCTGCTGATTCTGGCAGTGCTCGCGATCGCCGTTATTTACTCTGCGCCCAACCTCTATCCGGATGATCCGGCGATTCAGGTTACCGGTGCCAGCACGTCGCAGGAGATTGGCGAGGCAGACCTCGAGCGCATCAGCAAAGCACTCGTGGACGGTGGTATCGCGGTCAAATCTGCGTCTCTGGATGAGCAGGGTCGGGGCGGCCTGGTGCGTCTCGTGCGTCAGGATGATCAGTTGCCGGCAAAAGATATCGTCCGACGCGCGCTCGGCGACGCCTATGTGGTAGCGCTCAATCTGGCGCCTACGACTCCCGACTGGTTGCGCAATCTCGGTGCAAGTCCGATGAAGCTAGGTCTGGATCTCTCCGGTGGTGTGCACTTCCTCCTGGAAGTCGACATGGACAAGGCGATTGAGACGCGCCTGAACGTCTCCGAGGGTGAGGTCAAGAGTCTGCTGCGCAAGGAGCGTGTGCGATACCGCAGCCTGCCGAATCTGAAGGATTCGGTGCAGCTGGGCTTCGTCGATGAGGCTACCCTGGATGCGGCCCAATCGCTCATCCGCAAGGAGTTCACCGACTTCGAGCTGACGTCCGCAGAGCGCAACGGCCAGTACGTGCTGCGCCTGACGCTGACCGAAGCCAAGTTGGCAGAAATTCGCGAGTACTCGATCAAGCAGAACCTGACCACGGTGCGTAATCGCGTCAACGAGCTCGGTGTGGCTGAGCCGCTGGTTCAGCGTCAAGGTGCCAACCGTATCGTGGTGGAACTGCCGGGTGTGCAGGATACCGCCGAAGCCAAGCGTATCCTCGGCAAGACGGCGAACCTCGAGTTCCGCCTGGCTGCTGATTCGGATGCATCGCGTGCGTCCACCGAAACCTTCGAGTTTCGCGAAGAGGGCCGCCCGCCAGTTCAGCTTGAGCGCACGCTGATCATCACGGGTGATCAGGTGACCGATGCCCAGGCCAGTTACGACGAGAATGGCCGTCCGCAGGTCAACATCCGTCTCGATGGTCACGGCGGCGATCTGATGAATCGCGCCACGCGCAACAATGTAGGGCGCAGCATGGCGGTGATCTTCATCGAGCAGCGGCCGATGACTCGCTATGTGCGGCAGACGGTCGACGGTGTCGAGCAGGAGGTGCGCGTCGAGACCTTCCAGGAAGAAAAGAAGATCATCAGCCTGGCGACCATCCAGTCGCCACTCGGCAGTCAGTTCCGCATCACCGGCCTCGACGGGCAGGGCGAGTCGTCAGAGCTGGCGTTGCTGCTGCGCGCCGGTGGCCTGGCGGCGCCGATGTACTTCGCCGAAGAGCGCACCATCGGCCCGAGCCTGGGTGCGGAGAACATCAAGCTGGGCGTCCAGGCGGCCATGTGGGGCTTCCTCTTCGTCGCCATCTTCATGGTGCTGATCTACAAGTTCTTCGGCGTGCTGGCGACCATTGCGCTGTTGTTCAACATGGTCGTGCTTACGGCTCTGATGTCGATGCTCAATGCCACGCTGACCCTTCCGGGTATCGCCGGTATCGTTTTGACCATGGGTATGGCGGTGGATGCCAACGTGCTGATCTTCTCGCGTATCCGCGAGGAGATCGCCAACGGCATGTCGGTCCAGCGCGCCATCCATGAGGGTTTCGATCGGGCCTTCTCGGCGATCGTCGACGGCAACCTGACCACGCTGCTGGTCGGCGGCATTCTGTTCGCCATGGGTACCGGCCCGATCAAGGGCTTCGCGGTCACCCTGTCGATCGGCATCCTGACGTCGATGTTTACCGCAATCATCGTGACGCGCGCCATGGTCAATCTGATCTACGGTGGCCGCGATCTCAAGAAGCTGTGGATTTAA